Proteins co-encoded in one Juglans regia cultivar Chandler chromosome 16, Walnut 2.0, whole genome shotgun sequence genomic window:
- the LOC109016638 gene encoding FCS-Like Zinc finger 5-like isoform X2 — MLLGKRQRHPMKRSTSMTEITFDLNTGAVDSASASPPSTDPPNPSNFQGQPGGGLDQQRLLAMVSPRNLRRSSAHFVEATSAYFLRSCSLCKRRLVPGRDIYMYRGDTAFCSLECRQQQMNQDERSEKCSLASRKLETAGSSTIAGAHVSTEGETVAAS, encoded by the exons ATGTTGCTGGGAAAGAGGCAACGCCACCCGATGAAAAGGTCGACGAGCATGACGGAGATTACTTTCGATCTAAACACTGGCGCCGTCGACAGTGCTTCTGCTTCTCCGCCGTCGACAGATCCTCCCAACCCCTCAAACTTCCAGGGACAGCCAGGTGGCGGGCTAGATCAACAGCGGTTGCTGGCCATGGTCTCTCCCAGAAACCTCAGGCGGAGTTCGGCCCATTTTGTAGAGGCCACCTCTGCTTACTTCTTAAGGTCTTGCTCCCTCTGCAAGCGCCGGTTGGTCCCTGGTCGTGACATCTACATGTATAG GGGTGACACTGCTTTCTGCAGTCTAGAGTGCCGGCAGCAACAGATGAATCAAGACGAAAGATCCGAGAAATGCTCATTGGCTTCCAGGAAGCTGGAAACTGCAGGGTCTTCCACCATCGCCGGCGCCCACGTCTCCACCGAAG GGGAGACCGTCGCCGCCTCGTAA
- the LOC109016638 gene encoding FCS-Like Zinc finger 5-like isoform X1: protein MLLGKRQRHPMKRSTSMTEITFDLNTGAVDSASASPPSTDPPNPSNFQGQPGGGLDQQRLLAMVSPRNLRRSSAHFVEATSAYFLRSCSLCKRRLVPGRDIYMYRGDTAFCSLECRQQQMNQDERSEKCSLASRKLETAGSSTIAGAHVSTEGETVAAS, encoded by the exons ATGTTGCTGGGAAAGAGGCAACGCCACCCGATGAAAAGGTCGACGAGCATGACGGAGATTACTTTCGATCTAAACACTGGCGCCGTCGACAGTGCTTCTGCTTCTCCGCCGTCGACAGATCCTCCCAACCCCTCAAACTTCCAGGGACAGCCAGGTGGCGGGCTAGATCAACAGCGGTTGCTGGCCATGGTCTCTCCCAGAAACCTCAGGCGGAGTTCGGCCCATTTTGTAGAGGCCACCTCTGCTTACTTCTTAAGGTCTTGCTCCCTCTGCAAGCGCCGGTTGGTCCCTGGTCGTGACATCTACATGTATAG GGGTGACACTGCTTTCTGCAGTCTAGAGTGCCGGCAGCAACAGATGAATCAAGACGAAAGATCCGAGAAATGCTCATTGGCTTCCAGGAAGCTGGAAACTGCAGGGTCTTCCACCATCGCCGGCGCCCACGTCTCCACCGAAGGGGAGACCGTCGCCGCCTCGTAA